The Treponema succinifaciens DSM 2489 region CACCAAGTATAATAATGAACATACGCGCTTAAAAGAACAGTCTGGTTCATGTAGCCAAGCCGACGCTCTCCACGCTCATCCGTAAGAAAATGGCTAAGGCTGCGGATTTGCCTTGGCAGCAAAAGTTTTTGCTTGGAATTAAGCGGATGTGTTGACTCAATAACTTTGTCAAAGTCTTCAATTATTTTTTTTGCATCTTCTGGAATATTTTCAGCGGAAAATAAATCTTCTAACGGCTTTACAAATTTCGATTTTTGAATCGAATATATTCTTTTTGAGCTTAGCTGTTTTTTTTCAGGAGCGTTGTTTTTCTTTAAATTCTGCTTTTCAAGAAATTCTTTTTTTCTCTGTTCAGATTTTATTTTATCCTTAAGTTTTATCCCCTGCCGTTTTTCGTACCACTTAAGTTGAATTTTCTCTTCCATCAATTTTCCTCTTGCCTCTTGGCTTTTTGAATTTCAAAAAAAAGCTCGCTCAAATCTGCCCGAATTTTTCTGATTTCCATCACGGCATCTGGATTGTTTTGGACATTTTCTGCATCTTCTATAATCTGATTTTTTGCACCTTCAATCGTAAATTTTTTTACATAAATCAGATATTTCAGTCTTAAAAC contains the following coding sequences:
- a CDS encoding MerR family transcriptional regulator, encoding MAQYSIGQVEKITGVKQHVLRYWEETVPGFAPRKDYSGRRIYSQRDVEIVLRLKYLIYVKKFTIEGAKNQIIEDAENVQNNPDAVMEIRKIRADLSELFFEIQKAKRQEEN